The Hypanus sabinus isolate sHypSab1 chromosome 1, sHypSab1.hap1, whole genome shotgun sequence genome contains a region encoding:
- the LOC132382162 gene encoding profilin-2-like, with amino-acid sequence MLGWEEYVRSLLADGLCQDAAILAYSCPRLLAAKDNGLFKQMSLKEIKAITGNERKTFLTKGLTVGGKKCFVIRDNFHLDGDYTMDIRMKRWDGNNPCHSIAIARSKKIFIMIMGKRGVHGGILNKKAFQMANYIRKSGC; translated from the coding sequence ATGCTGGGCTGGGAGGAGTACGTGAGGAGTTTACTTGCAGATGGGTTGTGCCAAGATGCGGCCATATTGGCATATTCATGCCCCAGGCTGCTGGCTGCCAAGGACAATGGGCTGTTTAAGCAAATGAGCTTGAAGGAAATCAAAGCTATCACCGGCAATGAGCGGAAGACCTTCCTAACCAAGGGACTCACTGTCGGTGGCAAGAAGTGCTTTGTCATCCGTGATAACTTCCACCTGGATGGGGATTACACCATGGACATCAGGATGAAAAGATGGGACGGTAACAATCCTTGCCATAGCATAGCCATTGCCAGGTCAAAGAAAATCTTCATCATGATTATGGGTAAGAGGGGTGTCCATGGAGGAATTTTGAATAAAAAGGCATTTCAAATGGCTAACTACATTAGAAAGTCCGGCTGTTAG